The proteins below come from a single Streptomyces sp. SCSIO 75703 genomic window:
- a CDS encoding VCBS repeat-containing protein, translating into MFGALLGLVVASAAVPGSAHAGPSHVRAAAAACPGTDSDFNGDGLSDLVVADPEASVDGVERAGLVRVVYGGGKGTVELSQALPGDNAVPERGDQFGFSWAVYDADGDACSDLVVGVPYEDVAVDGVNQLDAGAVFVYHGSPSGLGQGAPIDNWTQHALNRGALTEAHDLFGYSLAAGRTVSGQPWLAIGVPGEALTSGNALRPEAGAVEYVQGSTVCGFHQDSPNVPGVVEAHDRMGTSLAGTDRFLAVGSPGEAIGPEAFAGMVTVFGHTLQNGCPTPLAGLDQAGVGDGLPGVAEAGDQLGASVSMAPYRPADQNHTSDALLAIGAPGEAIGDVASAGLVHVLRVQPSGSVATVTTIDASLAGVEGQATTGDFFGQRVTIANTDTSVVTGTATVRLAVGIPGRDVAEAKDAGVVQVFRPLDASVGTSDKVLFRQPSGGLLPGVATARDYLGVSLRSDGTDLHVGVPYSKEPATAKGALYSVSWAAVDSGSGAATVYRPGAGGLPDAGVSFGVVG; encoded by the coding sequence GTGTTCGGTGCTCTCCTGGGGCTGGTGGTGGCCTCGGCTGCCGTGCCGGGCAGCGCTCATGCCGGGCCCTCTCATGTGAGGGCGGCAGCGGCGGCGTGTCCGGGCACCGACTCCGACTTCAACGGGGACGGTCTGTCCGACCTCGTGGTCGCCGACCCCGAGGCATCGGTGGACGGAGTCGAACGCGCCGGACTGGTCCGCGTCGTCTACGGCGGAGGCAAGGGCACCGTGGAGCTGTCACAGGCGCTCCCCGGTGACAACGCAGTCCCGGAGCGCGGGGACCAGTTCGGGTTCTCCTGGGCGGTGTACGACGCGGATGGTGACGCGTGCTCGGACCTCGTCGTGGGGGTGCCGTACGAAGACGTGGCCGTCGACGGCGTGAACCAGCTCGATGCCGGTGCGGTCTTCGTCTATCACGGGTCGCCGTCCGGTCTGGGGCAGGGCGCTCCCATCGACAACTGGACGCAGCACGCGTTGAATCGCGGGGCGCTGACGGAAGCCCACGACCTGTTCGGATACTCGCTGGCGGCTGGACGCACGGTCTCGGGGCAGCCGTGGCTCGCCATCGGTGTGCCCGGTGAGGCACTGACGTCCGGCAACGCCCTCCGGCCGGAGGCGGGAGCAGTGGAGTACGTGCAGGGTTCCACCGTGTGCGGGTTCCACCAGGACAGCCCGAACGTGCCGGGAGTCGTGGAGGCCCACGACCGGATGGGTACGTCGCTCGCCGGCACGGACCGCTTCCTCGCAGTCGGCAGCCCCGGCGAGGCCATCGGGCCGGAGGCGTTCGCCGGCATGGTGACGGTGTTCGGCCACACCCTGCAGAACGGCTGCCCGACGCCACTGGCCGGCCTGGACCAGGCCGGAGTCGGGGACGGCCTGCCCGGCGTCGCGGAGGCGGGCGACCAACTCGGCGCCTCGGTGAGCATGGCCCCCTACCGGCCCGCGGACCAGAACCACACCTCGGACGCCTTGCTGGCGATCGGTGCCCCGGGTGAGGCGATCGGTGATGTGGCAAGCGCCGGACTGGTCCACGTGCTGCGCGTGCAGCCGTCGGGCAGCGTCGCGACCGTGACGACCATCGACGCCTCCCTCGCCGGTGTGGAGGGGCAAGCGACGACGGGAGACTTCTTCGGGCAACGGGTGACGATCGCGAACACCGACACGTCCGTGGTCACCGGAACGGCGACGGTCCGCCTCGCCGTCGGCATCCCGGGGAGGGACGTCGCCGAGGCCAAAGACGCCGGCGTCGTGCAGGTCTTCAGGCCGCTGGACGCCTCGGTCGGCACCTCGGACAAGGTGCTGTTCCGCCAACCTTCCGGCGGCCTGCTGCCCGGCGTGGCGACGGCCCGGGACTACCTCGGAGTGAGCCTGCGGTCCGACGGCACCGACCTTCACGTGGGCGTGCCGTACAGCAAGGAACCGGCCACCGCGAAGGGCGCGCTGTACTCCGTCTCCTGGGCCGCCGTGGACTCCGGATCGGGCGCGGCGACCGTGTACCGGCCCGGTGCGGGAGGTCTCCCCGACGCCGGTGTCTCCTTCGGCGTGGTGGGGTGA
- a CDS encoding metallophosphoesterase, which yields MTLLLAQISDLHLDGSERATRRAERVMNHLRALPRRPDAVLVTGDIADHGEEAEYEEAARLLKAPFPVYLCPGNHDERSAYRTVLLSEPPGDGPVNRAHHVPGAVILMCDSTVPGRDEGRLAPETLDWIDATLSGLAEGTPALLAFHHPPVTVHHPLPDTWPLQETGDLASLLDAHPRVVALLTGHAHTAAASAFAGRPVIVSPAVTWTLRLPWEGDEPADRDRPPGLAYHVLDDDHRLTTHFRVVL from the coding sequence ATGACGCTGCTGCTCGCCCAGATCAGCGACCTGCACCTGGACGGGAGTGAGCGGGCCACCCGCCGCGCCGAGCGGGTCATGAACCACCTGCGCGCGCTGCCCCGCCGGCCGGACGCGGTCCTGGTCACCGGGGACATCGCCGACCACGGCGAGGAGGCGGAGTACGAGGAGGCCGCGCGCCTGCTGAAGGCGCCGTTCCCCGTGTACCTCTGCCCCGGCAACCACGACGAACGGTCGGCCTACCGCACCGTCCTGCTCTCCGAACCCCCCGGCGACGGCCCCGTCAACCGGGCGCACCACGTGCCCGGCGCCGTGATCCTCATGTGCGACAGCACGGTCCCCGGCCGCGACGAGGGACGCCTCGCGCCCGAGACCCTGGACTGGATCGACGCCACCCTCTCCGGTCTCGCCGAGGGCACCCCCGCGCTGCTCGCCTTCCACCACCCGCCGGTCACGGTCCACCACCCGCTCCCCGACACCTGGCCGCTCCAGGAGACCGGGGACCTCGCCTCGCTGCTCGACGCGCACCCCCGGGTCGTCGCCCTCCTCACCGGCCACGCGCACACCGCGGCGGCGTCCGCCTTCGCCGGGCGCCCGGTGATCGTCTCCCCGGCGGTCACCTGGACGCTCCGCCTGCCCTGGGAGGGCGACGAGCCCGCCGACCGCGACCGGCCGCCCGGCCTCGCCTACCACGTCCTGGACGACGACCACCGGCTGACCACGCACTTCCGCGTCGTCCTCTGA
- the fdh gene encoding formate dehydrogenase encodes MGVRTWIDSWPVYRQLKGTDPLGRGAAAKSGPSARLTPRVASADRVVKSICPYCAVGCGQNVYVEDERVTQIEGDPDSPISRGRLCPKGSATLQLTTGGAREHQVLHRRPHATEWERLDLDTAMDMIADRVIEARRAGWQWEVDAARTRRTMGIASLGGATLDNEENYLIKKLFTALGAVQIENQARVUHSSTVPGLGTSFGRGGATTFQQDLQNADCVVIQGSNMAECHPVGFQWVMEAKARGAKVVHIDPRFTRTSALSDVHVPLRAGSDIAFLGGLINHVLTSGRYFHDYVVAYTNGPVVLREDYRGPDDLDGVFSGLEPDGRHYSTATWQYEGTRMRAVSGERDREPDRRTDGIGSVSDAARGESHGSGGADIGAGEPERDETLTHPRCVFQVLKRHYARYTPEVVEEICGVPRDLFAQVCELLTENSGRERTTAFAYAVGWTQHTVGVQYIRAASVLQSLLGNIGRPGGGILALRGHASIQGSTDIPTLFNLLPGYIPMPHAHQRQDLDAFVRAEAARKGYWGNMRSYLVSLLKAYWGPAATEENDFCFDYLPRLTGSHSTYETVMAQLEGTCKGYFLMGENPAVGSANAKLQRLGMANLDWLVVRDFSLIESATWWKDGPEIETGELRTEDIGTEVFFLPAAAHTEKDGSFTNTQRLLQWHHQAVPPPGEARSDLWFTYHLGRLVREKLAASRDPMDRPLLDLTWDYPTHGAIAEPDAEAVLAEINGHDADGNPLSSYEQLADDGSTACGCWIYCGVYADGVNQAARRRPGEEQDWVAKEWGWAWPANRRILYNRASADAEGRPWSARKSLVWWDEEQGRWTGHDTPDFTAGKAPGHVPPAGARGPEALGGTDAFVMQADGKAWLYAPSGLTDGPLPVHYEPQDSPFPNRLYGQQRNPVRHLPPPHPDNRYQPSGTEPGSDVFPYVATTYRLTEHHTAGGMSRWQPYLAELQPEFFCEVSPELAAERGLEHAGWATIVSARAVIEARVLVTDRMASLTVQGRRLHQVGLPYHWGPNGYSTGDAANELLHLSLDPNTHIQEAKAFAVDIRPGRRPRGPASVDLVRSYRARAGIDADTGTRP; translated from the coding sequence ATGGGCGTACGCACCTGGATCGACTCCTGGCCGGTCTACCGCCAGCTCAAGGGCACCGACCCCCTGGGCCGCGGGGCCGCCGCCAAGAGCGGGCCCAGCGCGCGGCTCACCCCCCGGGTCGCCTCCGCCGACCGGGTGGTCAAGTCGATCTGCCCGTACTGCGCGGTGGGCTGCGGCCAGAACGTCTACGTGGAGGACGAGCGCGTCACCCAGATCGAGGGGGACCCCGACTCCCCCATCTCCCGCGGCCGGCTCTGCCCCAAGGGCTCGGCCACCCTCCAGCTCACCACCGGCGGCGCCCGCGAGCACCAGGTCCTCCACCGGCGCCCGCACGCCACCGAGTGGGAGCGGCTCGACCTGGACACGGCGATGGACATGATCGCCGACCGGGTGATCGAGGCCCGGCGCGCGGGCTGGCAGTGGGAGGTCGACGCGGCCCGCACCCGGCGCACCATGGGCATCGCGAGCCTCGGCGGGGCCACGCTCGACAACGAGGAGAACTACCTGATCAAAAAGCTGTTCACCGCGCTGGGAGCCGTGCAGATCGAGAACCAGGCGCGTGTTTGACACTCCTCCACCGTTCCCGGTCTGGGAACCTCGTTCGGCCGCGGCGGCGCGACCACCTTCCAGCAGGACCTGCAGAACGCGGACTGCGTCGTCATCCAGGGCTCCAACATGGCCGAGTGCCATCCGGTGGGCTTCCAGTGGGTGATGGAGGCCAAGGCGCGGGGCGCCAAGGTGGTGCACATCGACCCGCGCTTCACCCGCACCAGCGCACTGTCCGACGTGCACGTGCCGCTGCGCGCGGGCTCGGACATCGCCTTCCTCGGCGGGCTGATCAACCACGTCCTGACCAGCGGCCGGTACTTCCACGACTACGTCGTGGCGTACACCAACGGGCCCGTCGTCCTGCGCGAGGACTACCGCGGCCCCGACGACCTGGACGGGGTGTTCTCCGGACTCGAACCGGACGGCCGCCACTACTCCACGGCCACCTGGCAGTACGAGGGCACGCGGATGCGGGCCGTCTCCGGCGAACGCGACCGGGAACCCGACCGGCGCACCGACGGCATCGGTTCCGTGTCGGACGCGGCGCGCGGCGAGTCGCACGGCTCCGGCGGCGCCGACATCGGGGCGGGCGAACCCGAGCGCGACGAGACGCTGACCCACCCGCGCTGCGTCTTCCAGGTCCTCAAACGCCACTACGCCCGCTACACGCCCGAGGTCGTCGAGGAGATCTGCGGAGTGCCGCGGGACCTCTTCGCTCAGGTGTGCGAGCTGTTGACGGAGAACTCGGGCCGGGAGCGCACCACGGCGTTCGCCTACGCGGTCGGCTGGACGCAGCACACGGTGGGCGTGCAGTACATCCGGGCGGCCTCCGTCCTGCAGAGCCTCCTCGGCAACATCGGCCGGCCCGGCGGCGGCATCCTCGCGCTGCGCGGGCACGCCTCCATCCAGGGCTCGACGGACATCCCGACCCTGTTCAACCTGCTGCCCGGCTACATCCCCATGCCGCACGCGCACCAGCGGCAGGACCTGGACGCCTTCGTCCGGGCGGAGGCGGCCCGCAAGGGCTACTGGGGGAACATGCGGTCCTACCTGGTCAGCCTGCTCAAGGCGTACTGGGGCCCGGCGGCCACCGAGGAGAACGACTTCTGCTTCGACTACCTGCCGCGGCTCACCGGCTCCCACTCGACGTACGAGACGGTCATGGCCCAGTTGGAGGGCACCTGCAAGGGCTACTTCCTGATGGGCGAGAACCCGGCGGTCGGCTCGGCCAACGCCAAGCTCCAGCGGCTCGGCATGGCCAACCTGGACTGGCTCGTGGTGCGGGACTTCTCCCTGATCGAGTCGGCCACCTGGTGGAAGGACGGCCCGGAGATCGAGACGGGCGAGCTGCGCACCGAGGACATCGGCACCGAGGTCTTCTTCCTGCCGGCCGCCGCGCACACGGAGAAGGACGGTTCCTTCACCAACACCCAGCGGCTCCTGCAATGGCACCACCAGGCGGTGCCGCCGCCCGGCGAGGCGCGCAGCGACCTGTGGTTCACGTACCACCTCGGGCGGCTCGTGCGGGAGAAGCTCGCCGCCTCCCGTGACCCGATGGACCGGCCGCTGCTCGACCTGACCTGGGACTACCCGACGCACGGCGCGATCGCCGAACCGGACGCCGAGGCCGTCCTCGCCGAGATCAACGGCCACGACGCCGACGGGAACCCGCTGTCCTCCTACGAGCAGCTCGCCGACGACGGCTCCACGGCGTGCGGCTGCTGGATCTACTGCGGGGTGTACGCCGACGGCGTCAACCAGGCGGCCCGCCGCCGGCCGGGCGAGGAGCAGGACTGGGTGGCGAAGGAGTGGGGCTGGGCCTGGCCCGCCAACCGGCGCATCCTCTACAACCGGGCCTCGGCCGACGCCGAGGGACGGCCGTGGAGCGCCCGCAAGTCGCTGGTGTGGTGGGACGAGGAGCAGGGCAGGTGGACCGGCCACGACACCCCCGACTTCACGGCCGGCAAGGCCCCCGGCCACGTCCCGCCCGCTGGCGCGCGGGGGCCCGAGGCGCTGGGCGGGACGGACGCGTTCGTCATGCAGGCGGACGGCAAGGCGTGGCTGTACGCCCCGTCCGGGCTCACCGACGGCCCGCTGCCCGTCCACTACGAACCGCAGGACTCGCCGTTCCCGAACCGGCTGTACGGGCAGCAGCGCAACCCGGTGCGGCACCTGCCGCCCCCGCACCCGGACAACCGCTACCAGCCCAGCGGCACCGAACCCGGCTCGGACGTCTTCCCCTACGTGGCGACCACGTACCGGCTCACCGAGCACCACACCGCGGGCGGCATGTCCCGCTGGCAGCCCTACCTCGCCGAACTGCAGCCGGAGTTCTTCTGCGAGGTCTCGCCGGAGCTGGCCGCCGAACGCGGGCTGGAGCACGCCGGGTGGGCGACGATCGTCAGCGCCCGCGCGGTGATCGAGGCCCGGGTGCTGGTCACCGACCGGATGGCCTCCCTGACCGTGCAGGGCCGCCGGCTGCACCAGGTCGGGCTGCCCTACCACTGGGGCCCGAACGGCTACAGCACCGGTGACGCCGCCAACGAGCTGCTGCACCTGTCCCTGGACCCGAACACCCACATCCAGGAGGCCAAGGCGTTCGCGGTGGACATCCGGCCGGGCCGCCGCCCGAGGGGCCCGGCCTCGGTCGACCTGGTCCGGTCCTACCGGGCGCGGGCCGGCATCGACGCCGACACCGGCACGCGGCCCTGA
- a CDS encoding LysR substrate-binding domain-containing protein, whose protein sequence is MELRHLRYFVAVAETRHFGKAAEQLHMAQPPLSQAIRRLEKELGVELLRRTTRQVSLTGAGEVFRTDAQRILKAVDEAVARVGRFAAGAEGVLRIGLTGSAAYRQLPTLARLMKREMPQVMLEVHTEMLTPAQESGLIERRLDIGVLRPPVRLDGIAHRPLDNEALVAVVPERHRLAGADTVRIDELRHEDFIMYAATLGSVVNDAVVRACLASGFYPHRAYEVTETSAALALVAAGLGIAVLPDSIRAAPREGVLCKDIEDALSIPLALAWREDDDSPLLHSLLTVLEQNDLFLEGPA, encoded by the coding sequence ATGGAACTCAGGCACCTCCGGTATTTCGTGGCCGTCGCCGAGACCCGCCATTTCGGCAAGGCCGCGGAACAGTTGCACATGGCTCAGCCCCCGCTCTCCCAGGCGATCCGCCGGCTGGAGAAGGAGCTGGGCGTGGAACTCCTGCGCCGGACGACCCGCCAGGTCTCCCTGACCGGAGCCGGCGAGGTCTTCCGCACCGACGCGCAGCGCATCCTCAAGGCCGTCGACGAGGCGGTCGCCCGGGTGGGGCGCTTCGCCGCCGGGGCGGAGGGGGTGCTGCGGATCGGCCTGACCGGGTCCGCCGCGTACCGACAACTGCCCACCCTCGCACGGCTGATGAAGCGCGAGATGCCCCAAGTGATGCTGGAGGTGCACACCGAGATGCTCACGCCCGCACAGGAGTCGGGGCTGATCGAGCGCCGCCTCGACATCGGCGTCCTCCGGCCGCCGGTCCGCCTGGACGGCATCGCCCACCGCCCCCTGGACAACGAGGCGCTGGTCGCCGTCGTCCCCGAACGGCACCGGCTGGCCGGCGCGGACACCGTGCGGATCGACGAACTGCGGCACGAGGACTTCATCATGTACGCCGCCACGCTCGGCTCCGTCGTCAACGACGCCGTCGTCCGCGCCTGCCTGGCCAGCGGTTTCTACCCGCACCGCGCCTACGAGGTCACCGAGACCTCCGCCGCGCTGGCGCTGGTCGCCGCCGGGCTCGGCATCGCCGTCCTGCCCGACTCCATCCGTGCCGCACCCCGCGAGGGCGTGCTGTGCAAGGACATCGAGGACGCACTGTCCATCCCCCTGGCCCTGGCCTGGCGCGAGGACGACGACTCCCCCCTGCTGCACAGCCTCCTCACGGTGCTGGAGCAGAACGACCTGTTTCTCGAAGGACCGGCATGA
- a CDS encoding enolase C-terminal domain-like protein translates to MKIVQVETIPFAIPYARPLKFASGEVHTADHVLVRVHTDEGLVGTAEAPPRPYTYGETQESIVAVIEKIFAPQLLGLTPLEREAVHERLDRTVGNPAAKAALDMALWDILGQAAGLPVSALLGGYTDRVRVSHMVGFAPAAEMVAEAEYMRSAYGVTTFKVKVGRRPYREDVAACRALREALGPDVELYIDGNRGWTVSESARALREMEDLGLTFAEELCPADDVLGRRWLVAQSPVLFIADESATRTGEVTRELLGGSATAISIKTARTGFTASQRILHECEGLGVEVVMGNQIDGQIGSLCSAAFGAAHRASSRHAGELSNFLGMTDDLLTEPLSIENGSLRVREGAGLGIDIDPDKLARYRQDR, encoded by the coding sequence ATGAAGATCGTCCAGGTGGAGACCATCCCCTTCGCCATCCCCTACGCCCGCCCGCTGAAGTTCGCCAGCGGCGAGGTGCACACCGCCGACCACGTGCTGGTCCGGGTGCACACCGACGAAGGACTGGTCGGCACCGCCGAGGCACCGCCACGGCCGTACACCTACGGCGAGACGCAGGAGTCGATCGTCGCGGTGATCGAGAAGATCTTCGCGCCGCAGCTCCTCGGGCTGACCCCGCTGGAACGCGAGGCGGTGCACGAACGCCTCGACCGCACCGTCGGCAACCCGGCCGCGAAGGCCGCCCTCGACATGGCCCTGTGGGACATCCTCGGCCAGGCCGCCGGCCTCCCGGTCTCCGCGCTGCTCGGCGGCTACACCGACCGCGTCCGGGTCAGCCACATGGTCGGCTTCGCCCCGGCCGCCGAGATGGTCGCCGAAGCCGAGTACATGCGGTCGGCGTACGGCGTCACCACCTTCAAGGTGAAGGTCGGCCGCCGCCCCTACCGCGAGGACGTGGCCGCCTGCCGGGCGCTGCGCGAGGCCCTCGGCCCCGACGTGGAGCTGTACATCGACGGCAACCGCGGCTGGACGGTCTCCGAGTCCGCCCGCGCCCTGCGGGAGATGGAAGACCTCGGGCTGACCTTCGCCGAGGAGCTGTGCCCCGCCGACGACGTGCTGGGCCGCCGCTGGCTGGTGGCGCAGAGCCCGGTGCTCTTCATCGCCGACGAGAGCGCCACGCGCACCGGCGAGGTGACCCGCGAACTCCTCGGCGGCTCCGCCACCGCCATCAGCATCAAGACCGCCCGCACCGGTTTCACCGCCTCCCAGCGCATCCTGCACGAGTGCGAGGGCCTGGGCGTCGAAGTCGTGATGGGCAATCAGATCGACGGCCAGATCGGCTCGTTGTGCTCGGCCGCCTTCGGCGCGGCCCACCGGGCCAGCTCCCGCCACGCGGGCGAACTCTCCAACTTCCTCGGTATGACAGACGACCTCCTCACCGAGCCGCTGTCCATCGAGAACGGCTCCCTGCGGGTCCGCGAGGGCGCCGGCCTCGGCATCGACATCGACCCCGACAAGCTGGCGCGCTACCGCCAGGACCGCTGA
- the catA gene encoding catechol 1,2-dioxygenase encodes MSDIITEQATAAASGAAATERFRTKRREETAATGTGRVDTLVTELLTAAHDIIRRHQLTYAEYDALKSWLIRVGEDGEWPLFLDVWLEHVVEEVANDSREGTKGTIEGPYYVPDAPELPGDAATLPMREDEAGTPLLFQGQVTAVDGRPLPDAKVEIWQADDQGYYSQFAPNLPEWNLRGTVPVDATGHFRIHTIQPAPYQIPTDGACGSLIQAAGWHSWRPAHLHLKVSAPGHRLITTQLYFRGGEYVGDDIASAVKPELILDPTPVADGTGREVTYDFALDKA; translated from the coding sequence ATGAGCGACATCATCACCGAGCAGGCCACGGCCGCCGCCTCCGGAGCCGCCGCCACCGAGCGCTTCCGCACCAAGCGGCGCGAGGAGACGGCCGCCACCGGCACCGGGCGCGTCGACACCCTCGTCACGGAACTCCTCACCGCGGCCCACGACATCATCCGCCGCCACCAGCTCACCTACGCGGAGTACGACGCCCTCAAGTCCTGGCTCATCCGGGTCGGCGAGGACGGCGAGTGGCCGCTCTTCCTCGACGTGTGGCTGGAGCACGTCGTCGAGGAGGTCGCCAACGACTCCCGCGAGGGCACCAAGGGCACCATCGAGGGCCCGTACTACGTGCCGGACGCGCCCGAGCTGCCCGGCGACGCCGCCACCCTGCCGATGCGCGAGGACGAGGCGGGCACCCCGCTGCTCTTCCAGGGCCAGGTCACCGCCGTGGACGGCAGGCCGCTGCCGGACGCCAAGGTCGAGATCTGGCAGGCGGACGACCAGGGGTACTACTCCCAGTTCGCGCCGAACCTGCCCGAGTGGAACCTGCGCGGCACGGTCCCGGTCGACGCCACCGGCCACTTCCGGATCCACACGATCCAGCCCGCCCCCTACCAGATCCCCACCGACGGCGCCTGCGGTAGCCTCATCCAGGCGGCCGGCTGGCACTCGTGGCGCCCCGCCCACCTGCACCTGAAGGTCTCGGCACCGGGCCACCGGCTCATCACGACGCAGCTCTACTTCCGCGGCGGCGAGTACGTGGGCGACGACATCGCCTCCGCCGTCAAGCCCGAGCTGATCCTCGACCCGACCCCGGTCGCCGACGGCACGGGCCGCGAGGTCACGTACGACTTCGCCCTCGACAAGGCGTGA
- the catC gene encoding muconolactone Delta-isomerase produces MLFAVRMDVDIPRDLDPGVRQDLVAREKAYCRELQKSGQWVHIWRCVGQYANISVFDVADNEALHALLWQLPLFPYMRIEVTPLAQHPSDLAAGDPAA; encoded by the coding sequence GTGCTCTTCGCCGTGCGCATGGACGTCGACATCCCGCGTGACCTCGACCCCGGGGTCAGGCAGGACCTGGTGGCCCGCGAGAAGGCGTACTGCCGGGAACTCCAGAAGTCCGGACAGTGGGTGCACATCTGGCGCTGCGTCGGGCAGTACGCCAACATCAGCGTCTTCGACGTGGCCGACAACGAGGCGCTGCACGCCCTCCTGTGGCAGCTCCCGCTCTTCCCCTACATGCGGATCGAGGTCACCCCGCTGGCCCAGCACCCCTCGGACCTGGCCGCCGGCGACCCCGCGGCGTGA
- a CDS encoding alpha/beta fold hydrolase yields MSPAPPLHHDLAGPVDAPPLILGPSLGTSSAVWEPQLASLARTFRVLRFDLPGHGGSPTAALPDPAPGRTTARDLAALVLRLADAQGWDRFHYAGISLGGALGAHLAAFHPERVASLALVCSSAHFGPAAPWLLRADLVRREGTAPLLATSPERWFADAATADTAFGRRLLGTLAEADPAGYAACCDALAVLDLRPDLGRITAPTLVVGGGADTATPPEHARELAGSIPRAALEIVDCGHLAVERPEALDAVLTAHFR; encoded by the coding sequence GTGTCCCCCGCTCCCCCGCTCCACCACGACCTGGCCGGTCCCGTCGACGCGCCGCCGCTGATCCTCGGCCCCTCCCTGGGCACCTCGTCGGCGGTCTGGGAGCCCCAACTCGCCTCCCTGGCGCGTACGTTCCGCGTGCTGCGCTTCGACCTGCCCGGCCACGGCGGCTCCCCCACCGCCGCCCTGCCCGATCCCGCGCCCGGCCGGACGACGGCCCGGGACCTGGCCGCGCTCGTGCTCCGCCTCGCGGACGCGCAGGGCTGGGACCGCTTCCACTACGCGGGCATCTCGCTCGGCGGGGCGCTCGGCGCCCACCTCGCGGCCTTCCACCCCGAGCGGGTCGCCTCGCTCGCCCTCGTCTGCTCCTCCGCCCACTTCGGACCGGCCGCGCCCTGGCTCCTGCGGGCGGACCTCGTCCGGCGCGAGGGCACCGCGCCCCTGCTGGCCACCAGCCCCGAGCGCTGGTTCGCCGACGCGGCCACCGCGGACACCGCCTTCGGACGCCGGCTGCTCGGCACGCTCGCCGAGGCCGACCCGGCGGGGTACGCGGCCTGCTGCGACGCGCTCGCCGTGCTGGACCTGCGGCCCGACCTGGGCCGGATCACCGCGCCCACACTGGTGGTCGGCGGCGGCGCGGACACGGCGACCCCGCCGGAGCACGCCCGGGAACTGGCCGGCTCCATCCCGCGCGCCGCCCTGGAGATCGTCGACTGCGGCCACCTCGCCGTCGAGCGGCCCGAGGCCCTGGACGCCGTCCTCACCGCCCACTTCCGGTGA
- a CDS encoding adenylyltransferase/cytidyltransferase family protein has protein sequence MTVRTSPARAGAPATGPAPGAVWTGLGDVPSDWPGCAVTMGVFDGFHRGHTALVRRVRERAAEHGLPSVLLTFDPHPLTVTRPDRAPRQLTSLEERVRLAHALGVDAVLVLPFTTALAAVPAGEFADRVLAAGLGARAVVVGENFRFGRGGEGDTVLLGRRGRRLGFTVDAVPLVARDGHTCSSTLIRSRLAAGDLRAVEELLGRPW, from the coding sequence ATGACCGTACGAACGAGCCCGGCCCGCGCGGGCGCCCCGGCCACCGGCCCGGCGCCGGGCGCGGTGTGGACGGGACTGGGCGACGTCCCGTCCGACTGGCCGGGGTGCGCCGTGACCATGGGTGTCTTCGACGGGTTCCACCGCGGTCACACCGCGCTGGTCCGGCGGGTGCGCGAGCGGGCTGCCGAGCACGGGCTGCCGTCCGTGCTGCTCACCTTCGACCCGCACCCCCTCACCGTGACCCGTCCGGACCGCGCCCCGCGGCAGCTCACCTCCCTGGAGGAACGGGTCCGCCTCGCCCACGCACTGGGCGTCGACGCGGTGCTCGTGCTGCCGTTCACCACGGCGCTGGCCGCCGTGCCGGCCGGCGAGTTCGCCGACCGGGTCCTCGCCGCCGGGCTCGGGGCGCGGGCCGTGGTCGTCGGCGAGAACTTCCGCTTCGGCAGGGGCGGGGAGGGCGACACCGTCCTGCTGGGGCGCCGGGGCCGGCGGCTCGGCTTCACCGTGGACGCGGTGCCGCTCGTGGCCCGCGACGGGCACACCTGCTCCTCCACCCTGATCCGCAGCCGGCTGGCGGCGGGTGATCTCCGCGCCGTCGAGGAACTGCTGGGCCGCCCCTGGTGA